In Cytobacillus oceanisediminis, the following proteins share a genomic window:
- the spoVAE gene encoding stage V sporulation protein AE yields the protein MLPMFFWAFVIGGLFCVFGQIMFDVFKLTPGHTLSLLVVIGAVLDGVGLYEPLADFAGAGATIPITSFGNSLVHGALQEADQHGLVGVLTGMFEVTSSGISAAIIFGFIGALIFKPKG from the coding sequence ATGCTGCCTATGTTTTTCTGGGCTTTTGTAATTGGTGGCCTATTTTGCGTATTTGGCCAAATAATGTTTGATGTTTTTAAGCTAACACCTGGCCATACATTAAGTCTTTTGGTTGTAATAGGAGCTGTTCTTGATGGCGTTGGACTCTATGAACCGCTTGCAGACTTTGCGGGAGCCGGAGCGACAATCCCTATAACAAGCTTTGGCAATTCCCTCGTCCATGGAGCCCTTCAGGAAGCTGATCAGCATGGGCTTGTCGGTGTATTGACCGGAATGTTTGAAGTAACCAGCTCCGGTATTTCAGCAGCGATAATCTTCGGCTTTATCGGTGCACTTATTTTCAAGCCAAAGGGATAA
- a CDS encoding YjcZ family sporulation protein, whose amino-acid sequence MGYGYGGCGYGGGYGNTFVLIVVLFILLIIVGASFYN is encoded by the coding sequence ATGGGCTATGGCTATGGAGGCTGCGGATATGGCGGGGGCTATGGAAATACGTTTGTTCTAATCGTTGTCCTATTCATTTTACTCATTATCGTCGGAGCAAGTTTCTACAATTAG
- a CDS encoding stage VI sporulation protein F: MDNNFFKNLEKKTGVNMKDVFELAGSLQNANFKDEKTVRNVIKRVSQIANKPVSKDTEDKIVKSIVADGKQLDFNTISQMMNKK; encoded by the coding sequence ATGGATAACAACTTTTTTAAAAACCTTGAAAAGAAAACAGGCGTAAATATGAAGGATGTATTTGAACTGGCCGGCTCTTTGCAGAATGCAAATTTTAAAGATGAAAAAACAGTACGAAATGTAATCAAGAGGGTTTCGCAAATTGCAAATAAACCCGTTTCCAAGGATACGGAAGACAAGATTGTGAAATCGATCGTTGCTGATGGAAAGCAGCTTGACTTTAATACAATTTCCCAGATGATGAATAAAAAATAA
- a CDS encoding UvrD-helicase domain-containing protein codes for MKTAILHNNTVNLEQLNRESFQHIYEEGKKGKLFCPDCGASVRLYLGIMDEPHFYHIQQSSRMCKDKMIKQESAKIETEEYIERNGFKIPVSRPIASAAVKEIESAFKKAQPAKNIPPYIQESTHNPSFPDEYLKSLSQAGVFLDEQQASAVSHIDGPLLVLAGAGSGKTRVLTTRTAFMLREKDIDPTSIMLVTFTAKAAAEMKERLAQYPGMDSRKVRQIVSGTFHSLFYRILSFHNPDKWSSGKLLNKEWQREQIIKESSKNLKLDEKEFAFDLALQQISYWKNSLIIPGKVHPKNDWEEQTAILYQRYEQTKLRRELFDFDDMLTGCHVLFHEKPEILEQYQNRFHYFLIDEFQDINNVQYELMKMLSDKTKNVCAVGDDDQSIYAFRGSDPQYLLDFEKDFPGAKVITLNQNYRSAHEIVSAANQIISLNKHRRAKSMNAQFSGGQHPFLFFPYDEEEEATMIMTDIQEKIEEGYEPRDFAVLFRTHTGSRAIFERLANSSLPFKLDQDAESFYDRFIVRSMLAFLKLSLNEDDQNALKDMLPSLFVKQSVLQDIKAESILQDCSMLECLKFIKTGFAFQESKLKKVIPVTRSISGLSPITAIETVEKELGFQDFLKKRGNEGNKMDKGSDDIKDLKVAARNFHSLQEFLEHTEHMKAMNKEIKRLSRNNDNAITLSTIHRAKGLEYNVVYVAGAVEGNLPHDHALEAYRSGESAPLEEERRLMYVAVTRARKDLYISVPEKRRGRRAYASRFLAPITRSSRNKDGR; via the coding sequence ATGAAGACAGCAATTTTACATAATAATACAGTGAATCTGGAACAATTGAATCGAGAAAGTTTTCAGCATATTTATGAAGAAGGCAAAAAAGGAAAGCTGTTTTGCCCTGATTGCGGAGCTTCAGTCCGTTTGTATTTAGGAATTATGGATGAGCCTCATTTTTATCATATTCAGCAAAGCAGCAGAATGTGCAAGGATAAAATGATCAAACAAGAATCGGCCAAGATTGAGACTGAAGAATATATAGAAAGAAACGGCTTTAAAATTCCTGTTTCAAGGCCAATTGCTTCTGCTGCTGTAAAAGAAATAGAATCAGCCTTTAAAAAAGCTCAGCCGGCAAAAAATATCCCCCCTTATATCCAAGAAAGCACTCACAATCCAAGTTTCCCTGATGAATACCTAAAGTCCCTTTCACAAGCAGGAGTCTTTTTGGATGAACAGCAGGCATCTGCTGTATCACATATTGATGGGCCTCTGCTCGTTCTTGCAGGTGCAGGGAGCGGTAAGACCCGAGTTTTAACAACCAGGACTGCTTTTATGCTGCGCGAAAAAGATATCGATCCTACATCAATAATGCTCGTTACATTTACAGCTAAGGCTGCGGCTGAAATGAAAGAGCGCCTTGCCCAATATCCAGGAATGGATTCACGAAAAGTCAGGCAAATCGTTTCCGGCACTTTTCACAGCTTGTTTTACAGGATTCTCTCCTTCCACAATCCGGATAAATGGTCTTCCGGCAAGCTACTGAATAAAGAATGGCAGCGGGAACAGATCATTAAGGAATCCAGCAAAAACTTAAAGCTCGATGAAAAGGAATTTGCCTTTGACCTTGCCCTCCAGCAAATTAGCTATTGGAAAAATTCTCTTATCATACCTGGGAAGGTTCATCCAAAGAATGATTGGGAGGAACAGACCGCGATTCTTTATCAAAGGTATGAACAAACAAAATTAAGAAGAGAATTATTTGATTTTGATGATATGCTGACAGGCTGCCATGTTCTTTTTCATGAAAAGCCTGAAATTCTTGAACAATATCAGAATCGCTTTCATTATTTCCTGATCGATGAGTTCCAGGATATTAATAATGTTCAATATGAGCTTATGAAAATGCTGTCCGATAAAACAAAAAATGTCTGTGCAGTGGGTGACGATGATCAATCTATTTATGCTTTCAGAGGAAGCGATCCCCAATATCTTTTAGATTTCGAGAAAGATTTCCCTGGTGCTAAGGTTATAACATTGAATCAGAATTACCGCTCTGCTCACGAGATCGTATCAGCTGCAAACCAAATCATATCTTTAAATAAACATAGACGCGCCAAAAGCATGAATGCCCAATTTTCTGGCGGACAGCACCCTTTCCTCTTTTTTCCTTATGATGAGGAAGAAGAAGCTACGATGATCATGACTGATATTCAGGAGAAAATTGAAGAAGGATACGAGCCGCGGGATTTTGCAGTATTATTCCGCACCCATACTGGGAGCAGGGCCATTTTTGAAAGGCTGGCCAATTCCAGTCTTCCGTTTAAATTGGATCAGGATGCCGAATCATTTTATGATCGGTTTATTGTTCGAAGCATGCTTGCTTTTCTAAAGTTATCGTTAAATGAGGATGACCAGAATGCTTTGAAAGATATGCTGCCGTCTCTATTTGTTAAACAATCAGTCCTTCAGGATATTAAGGCAGAAAGCATCTTGCAGGATTGCTCAATGCTGGAGTGCCTAAAGTTTATAAAAACAGGATTTGCTTTTCAGGAAAGCAAGTTAAAAAAAGTGATCCCTGTTACCAGATCAATCTCAGGTCTTAGTCCCATCACTGCAATTGAAACTGTTGAAAAAGAGCTTGGCTTCCAGGACTTTTTAAAAAAACGCGGCAATGAAGGCAATAAAATGGATAAAGGCTCTGATGATATAAAAGATTTAAAGGTCGCTGCGCGTAACTTTCATTCTCTTCAAGAGTTTCTGGAGCATACTGAACATATGAAAGCCATGAACAAAGAAATCAAGCGCCTCAGCAGGAATAATGATAATGCTATTACATTAAGCACTATCCACCGTGCAAAAGGGCTTGAATATAATGTGGTATATGTTGCCGGTGCAGTTGAAGGAAATCTTCCTCATGATCATGCTCTGGAAGCTTACCGTTCAGGTGAGTCTGCCCCATTGGAGGAAGAACGAAGGCTGATGTACGTTGCCGTAACAAGGGCCAGGAAGGACTTATATATCTCTGTGCCGGAAAAAAGGCGGGGACGGAGGGCATATGCCTCAAGGTTCCTTGCCCCCATCACAAGAAGCAGCAGGAACAAAGACGGAAGATAA
- a CDS encoding DUF421 domain-containing protein, which yields MEYLHIISVLVIGYIFLFIMAKLLGKTQITQITPFDFISAIVLGELVGNALYDQETGIPEIFFAVAVWGILIYATEVLTQKFKRARKLLEGEPSIVIKKGKIVYEELKKNHLDINQLQHLLRSKDVFSIRECEYAILETDGTVSALKKPLYSTPTIQDLNLPINMIELPVTLILDGEVIWDNLKSINWDETKLINEIKNNGANNVKDVLYAEWKKGEALHVQTY from the coding sequence ATGGAATATTTACATATCATAAGTGTACTTGTTATAGGATATATTTTCTTATTTATTATGGCAAAACTCCTGGGCAAAACACAGATCACACAGATTACTCCTTTTGATTTTATCTCTGCCATCGTGTTAGGCGAGCTGGTGGGAAATGCCCTATACGATCAGGAGACTGGAATCCCAGAAATATTCTTTGCTGTTGCAGTATGGGGGATACTCATCTACGCAACTGAAGTCCTTACCCAGAAATTTAAAAGGGCACGCAAACTTCTTGAAGGTGAGCCCTCTATTGTTATAAAAAAAGGAAAAATCGTCTATGAAGAACTGAAGAAAAATCATCTCGACATTAATCAGCTCCAGCACCTCCTCCGTTCAAAGGACGTTTTTTCAATCAGGGAATGCGAATATGCCATTCTTGAAACAGATGGAACGGTCAGTGCATTAAAAAAACCGCTTTACTCGACACCAACTATACAGGATTTGAATCTCCCTATAAATATGATCGAGCTGCCTGTAACTTTAATTTTAGACGGAGAAGTGATTTGGGATAATCTCAAAAGCATCAATTGGGACGAAACAAAGCTTATTAATGAGATTAAAAACAACGGCGCAAATAATGTCAAAGATGTCTTATACGCAGAGTGGAAAAAAGGAGAGGCTTTGCACGTGCAAACGTACTGA
- a CDS encoding GNAT family N-acetyltransferase, whose translation MEVRVVSSEQELHDAFSVRKQVFINEQNVPEEEEIDQFEDEAVHFVLYNNGIPAGAGRFRTVDGNGKVERICVLKENRQSGSGKAIMDKIEEHAKKQGLPALKLNAQTQAIPFYEKLGYQVISEEFMDAGIPHRTMKKTI comes from the coding sequence GTGGAAGTTAGAGTTGTCTCATCTGAACAAGAATTGCACGATGCCTTCTCAGTAAGGAAACAAGTTTTTATCAACGAGCAAAATGTTCCTGAAGAAGAGGAAATCGATCAGTTCGAAGACGAAGCAGTCCATTTTGTACTATATAATAATGGCATTCCCGCAGGTGCCGGAAGATTTCGCACAGTTGACGGCAATGGCAAAGTGGAAAGAATATGCGTTCTGAAGGAGAACCGCCAGAGCGGATCAGGAAAAGCAATAATGGATAAAATTGAAGAGCATGCTAAGAAACAAGGCTTGCCTGCCTTAAAATTAAATGCCCAGACGCAGGCTATCCCTTTTTATGAAAAGTTGGGCTATCAGGTAATCTCGGAAGAATTCATGGATGCCGGGATTCCCCACCGTACAATGAAAAAAACGATATAG
- a CDS encoding YjcG family protein translates to MSTNYGIVIFPSKKLQDLANSFRKRYDPHYALIPPHVTLRSRFEASEEEIKKLTETLHGIAEKHEPFQINATKISSFQPVNNVIYFKIEPSAQLEELHIELNDHITGETPEYNFVPHITIGQKLSNDEHSDVYGSLRMQPVNHEEVVDRFHLLYQLENGSWTVYETFRLGKE, encoded by the coding sequence ATGAGCACTAATTACGGCATAGTTATTTTCCCGTCAAAAAAATTGCAGGATTTGGCCAATTCTTTTAGAAAGCGGTATGATCCGCATTATGCTTTAATTCCTCCTCATGTAACTTTAAGATCGCGCTTTGAAGCATCTGAAGAAGAAATAAAAAAGCTGACGGAAACACTTCATGGAATAGCTGAGAAACACGAGCCGTTTCAAATAAACGCTACAAAAATAAGCTCTTTCCAGCCTGTCAACAATGTCATTTATTTCAAAATTGAGCCTTCAGCCCAGCTCGAAGAGTTACATATTGAACTGAATGATCATATTACTGGCGAAACACCTGAATATAATTTTGTCCCCCATATTACCATCGGACAAAAACTCTCCAATGATGAACATTCAGATGTATATGGGAGCTTAAGAATGCAGCCTGTGAATCATGAAGAGGTTGTTGATCGTTTTCATCTTCTATATCAGCTGGAAAACGGCTCATGGACCGTTTATGAAACATTCAGGCTAGGAAAGGAATAG
- a CDS encoding alpha/beta hydrolase, whose protein sequence is MMDYPRGSIQDIVIESKELGEEVELLIYLPASFSPLYKYTVVIAQDGKDYFQLGRVGRIADELLNEKEIENIIIVGVPYKNVKDRWKKYHPDGEQHNAYIRFLAHELVPYLDREFPTYQMGMGRALMGDSLAATVSLMAALQYPNTFGRIILQSPYVDHSVAEAVQEFTQPHLLNIYHVIGKGETSVKTTGGAEKDFLTPNRDLSSLFKQKQFPYFYDEFDGDHTWTYWQPDLKRALKSMF, encoded by the coding sequence ATGATGGATTACCCCAGAGGATCAATACAAGATATTGTAATCGAAAGCAAGGAACTTGGCGAAGAGGTTGAGCTGCTCATTTATTTGCCCGCTTCCTTTTCACCCTTATATAAATACACTGTTGTTATAGCCCAGGATGGCAAAGATTACTTCCAGCTGGGAAGAGTCGGGCGCATCGCAGATGAATTATTAAACGAAAAAGAAATCGAAAATATCATTATTGTTGGTGTCCCATATAAAAACGTCAAAGACAGATGGAAGAAATATCATCCGGACGGTGAACAGCATAATGCTTATATCCGTTTTCTTGCACACGAGCTGGTTCCATATCTTGACCGTGAATTCCCTACTTATCAAATGGGAATGGGACGTGCCCTTATGGGAGATTCCCTTGCAGCAACTGTTTCATTAATGGCAGCCCTGCAATACCCTAATACTTTTGGGAGGATAATTCTTCAATCTCCTTATGTTGATCACTCCGTTGCAGAGGCAGTGCAGGAATTTACTCAGCCTCACCTTCTTAATATTTATCACGTTATTGGGAAAGGCGAGACATCTGTGAAAACCACAGGGGGTGCAGAGAAAGATTTTCTTACTCCAAACCGGGATCTATCCAGTTTGTTTAAGCAAAAACAATTTCCATACTTCTATGATGAATTTGATGGGGATCATACATGGACATACTGGCAGCCTGATTTAAAAAGGGCCCTAAAGTCTATGTTTTAA
- a CDS encoding TAXI family TRAP transporter solute-binding subunit, with protein MKKRSIFLATALLLALSMVLAACGGGKDEGGGDGEGGADKPKFMSIVTGGTGGTYYPLGGSFAEIISDATGIDTNAEVSGASAENMNTLKDGNAEIAFSQTDIASYAQEGKLMFEGAAVDNVSAVGTLYPETIQIVTTAKSGIKSVEDLKGKKVSIGAPGSGTAANAEQILEVHGIKLDDIQKQDLSFDESTAGIQDGNIDAAFVTAGTPTGAVEGLSATEDVVIVPIEQDKIDALIEKYPYYVQDEVPSGTYKLAEAVPTVAVQAMLVVSNDLSEDVVYDVTKAIFENLDKVTHAKGKMIKAENAVKGTGIELHPGAKKYFDEKGFKAE; from the coding sequence ATGAAAAAGAGAAGTATATTCCTAGCCACAGCTCTGCTGTTAGCGCTTTCTATGGTTCTTGCAGCCTGCGGCGGCGGAAAAGATGAAGGCGGCGGCGATGGAGAAGGCGGCGCAGACAAGCCTAAGTTCATGAGCATTGTGACTGGTGGAACAGGCGGTACATACTATCCGCTGGGCGGATCATTCGCTGAGATTATATCTGATGCTACAGGCATTGATACAAATGCTGAAGTTTCAGGTGCATCTGCAGAGAACATGAACACACTGAAAGATGGCAATGCTGAGATTGCTTTCTCTCAAACAGATATTGCTTCATATGCACAAGAAGGGAAATTAATGTTTGAAGGTGCAGCTGTGGATAATGTGAGTGCAGTCGGCACGCTATATCCGGAAACGATCCAGATCGTTACTACTGCAAAATCTGGCATTAAATCTGTTGAAGACTTAAAAGGCAAAAAAGTTTCAATCGGAGCTCCTGGTTCAGGAACTGCTGCGAATGCAGAACAGATTCTTGAAGTGCACGGAATCAAATTGGATGACATTCAAAAGCAGGATCTTTCTTTTGATGAGTCAACTGCCGGAATCCAGGATGGCAATATTGATGCAGCATTCGTTACAGCAGGAACTCCTACAGGTGCTGTTGAAGGACTTTCTGCAACTGAAGATGTTGTGATCGTTCCGATTGAACAGGATAAAATCGATGCATTAATCGAAAAATATCCTTACTATGTACAGGATGAAGTGCCATCTGGAACATATAAGCTTGCAGAAGCTGTACCAACAGTAGCGGTACAGGCAATGCTTGTTGTTTCAAATGACCTTTCAGAAGATGTAGTTTACGATGTTACGAAAGCAATCTTTGAGAACCTTGACAAAGTTACGCATGCCAAAGGAAAAATGATTAAGGCTGAAAATGCTGTCAAAGGTACTGGCATTGAACTGCACCCTGGTGCTAAAAAGTACTTTGACGAAAAAGGTTTTAAAGCTGAATAA
- a CDS encoding DUF1850 domain-containing protein, whose translation MNFYKPGNKKAVLALLVIITIAIMFFIPIKQAVVFEYQNKGKVIAYFPIKEDRTFKIKYTHSIHLTDVVESYTITGDGSIKLFELMYEDFAIGMPENASDGETFEQKDGKYYIKNMKRIFPSFDLRLGKVRANHRLILKGEEYVLSDYIEPGTWVRIKAKKINLFEVLKGVNILGK comes from the coding sequence ATGAACTTTTATAAGCCAGGGAATAAAAAAGCGGTCCTGGCACTCCTCGTTATCATAACCATCGCAATCATGTTCTTCATACCCATTAAGCAGGCAGTTGTTTTTGAGTATCAAAACAAAGGAAAGGTGATTGCTTATTTCCCGATTAAAGAGGACAGAACCTTTAAGATAAAGTATACACATTCCATCCACCTTACAGATGTTGTAGAAAGCTATACTATAACCGGGGATGGAAGTATTAAATTGTTCGAACTCATGTATGAGGATTTTGCCATCGGCATGCCTGAGAATGCTTCAGATGGAGAAACATTTGAACAAAAGGACGGCAAATATTATATTAAAAATATGAAAAGGATTTTTCCTTCATTTGACTTAAGGCTGGGTAAGGTCAGAGCAAATCACAGATTGATTTTGAAAGGCGAAGAATATGTCCTTTCAGATTATATCGAACCTGGCACATGGGTACGGATAAAGGCGAAAAAAATAAACTTATTCGAGGTGTTGAAAGGAGTGAATATCCTTGGAAAATAA
- a CDS encoding TRAP transporter permease, with the protein MENKGETLSLEEQQKLLEKYDPEAGTRKLGGVLGWIVFFGLLAFSLFHLYTGVFGMLTAQLQRSIHLGFALALIFLLFPARKKDRGRNHKVAWYDIILAILGIAVGAYWPLFIDEIVMRAGRLTEIDFYVGLIAVLLVLEATRRAVGLPITIIAVIFLAYAMFGPYMPAFLAHRGLDLERLVQTMFFTTEGILGTPLGVSATFIFLFLLFGSFLVKTGVGQYFNDLAVSIAGKRTGGPAKVAIFSSALQGTISGSSVANVVTSGSFTIPMMKKLGYKKEFAGAVEATASTGGQIMPPIMGAAAFLMVEFIGGGITYWDIAKAAAIPALLYFAGVWIMTHFEAKRVGLRGLKDEEMPNRKEVLKKIYLLLPILAVIILLMSGMSVIRAALWSIVITVAVSMISKETRIGFRDAIDALVDGARTALGVAAATAAAGIIVGVVVKTGLGLKMANGLLDLSGGLLIPTLMLTMVAAIILGMGSPTTANYVITSTIAAPAIILLGVPDLSAHLFVFYFGIVADVTPPVALAAFAAAGVSGGDPIKTGVTASKLAIGAFIIPYMFVLSPELLMIDTTWYYLIWVVFTALAGMMAIGAGVIGYWLRKLNIFERLLGIAGGLLLIYPEGVTDIVGLVIFILLIALQVFIKKDDQAKPQTA; encoded by the coding sequence TTGGAAAATAAAGGGGAAACGTTATCTCTTGAGGAACAGCAGAAATTGCTGGAAAAATACGATCCAGAGGCTGGCACAAGGAAATTAGGAGGAGTATTAGGCTGGATTGTCTTTTTTGGGCTTTTAGCATTTTCATTGTTCCATTTATATACAGGGGTTTTCGGGATGCTTACAGCCCAGCTGCAGCGTTCGATTCATTTAGGCTTTGCATTAGCCCTAATATTTCTATTATTCCCTGCAAGGAAGAAAGACAGAGGACGAAATCATAAAGTTGCCTGGTACGATATCATTTTAGCTATACTGGGTATTGCTGTAGGTGCTTATTGGCCGCTTTTTATTGATGAAATTGTCATGAGGGCTGGCCGTCTGACCGAGATTGATTTTTATGTAGGACTAATTGCAGTTCTTCTGGTTCTGGAAGCGACAAGGCGCGCGGTTGGACTTCCAATAACCATTATTGCCGTCATTTTTCTTGCCTATGCTATGTTCGGGCCATATATGCCGGCATTTTTGGCGCACCGCGGTCTTGATTTAGAAAGATTGGTGCAGACCATGTTCTTTACGACTGAGGGAATCCTAGGTACCCCCTTAGGCGTATCTGCCACGTTTATTTTCCTATTCTTGTTATTTGGCTCTTTCCTTGTAAAAACTGGTGTAGGGCAGTATTTTAATGATTTAGCTGTGTCCATCGCCGGAAAGAGAACTGGCGGACCGGCGAAAGTTGCCATTTTCTCAAGTGCTCTACAGGGAACAATCAGCGGAAGTTCTGTAGCTAACGTAGTAACTTCAGGCTCCTTTACCATTCCAATGATGAAAAAGCTTGGATACAAGAAAGAATTCGCTGGCGCAGTTGAAGCGACTGCATCAACCGGCGGCCAGATTATGCCTCCAATCATGGGTGCTGCTGCATTCCTGATGGTTGAGTTTATTGGCGGCGGCATTACATACTGGGATATTGCAAAGGCAGCTGCTATTCCGGCACTTCTATATTTTGCCGGGGTCTGGATAATGACTCACTTCGAAGCAAAACGTGTAGGACTTAGAGGGCTGAAAGATGAAGAGATGCCTAACCGTAAGGAAGTATTGAAGAAGATTTATCTGCTGCTGCCGATTTTGGCAGTTATCATCCTGCTAATGAGCGGAATGAGTGTAATACGTGCTGCTCTTTGGTCAATTGTAATTACGGTTGCAGTAAGTATGATAAGCAAGGAAACGCGCATTGGATTCAGAGATGCTATCGATGCATTAGTTGATGGTGCACGCACGGCTTTGGGCGTTGCTGCAGCAACAGCTGCGGCAGGTATTATTGTTGGAGTAGTTGTTAAAACAGGTCTTGGATTAAAGATGGCGAATGGCCTTCTTGATCTTTCAGGCGGGCTGCTGATCCCAACTTTGATGCTGACAATGGTTGCAGCAATTATCCTGGGAATGGGGTCACCAACAACTGCAAACTATGTTATTACATCTACAATAGCCGCCCCAGCAATCATTCTTCTGGGCGTACCTGATTTATCTGCTCACTTATTTGTGTTCTATTTTGGTATTGTGGCAGATGTCACACCTCCAGTTGCTCTTGCAGCATTTGCGGCGGCTGGTGTATCCGGGGGAGATCCGATAAAGACTGGAGTAACAGCATCAAAGCTTGCCATCGGGGCTTTTATTATTCCATACATGTTTGTCCTTTCACCGGAGTTATTGATGATTGATACAACCTGGTATTACTTAATCTGGGTAGTATTCACTGCTTTGGCAGGTATGATGGCAATTGGCGCTGGCGTAATTGGCTACTGGCTGCGTAAATTGAATATTTTTGAAAGACTGCTGGGAATTGCAGGGGGACTTTTGCTTATCTACCCTGAAGGGGTTACTGATATTGTAGGATTAGTTATTTTTATCCTGTTGATTGCATTGCAGGTTTTCATTAAAAAAGACGATCAGGCAAAGCCGCAAACAGCATAA
- a CDS encoding WYL domain-containing protein, whose translation MKGILYRAMEERKPVEIIYLSKRNSFTQRKILIKELRGSTILAYCLYRKQMRIFNLNHIMSILPENKARQIS comes from the coding sequence AGCTATGGAAGAGAGAAAGCCTGTGGAAATCATTTATCTCTCCAAACGCAATTCATTTACACAAAGAAAAATATTAATCAAAGAGCTTCGAGGCAGCACGATTTTAGCCTATTGTTTATATAGAAAACAAATGCGCATCTTCAACTTGAACCATATCATGTCCATTTTGCCCGAAAATAAAGCTCGCCAGATCAGCTAA